The genomic segment AGCAAGCAGGTGTAGACTCGTTGGCGACAGTAACATAGGGGTCGAATCCAAGTTCTTTAAGGAGAAGGTCAAGTTCGCCAGTTGTGAGAACACAGTCAACATCGCGCGTTGAATAGAGGGAAGAGTAAAAGTCGGATCTTGAGGCTTCGAGCTTCTTGTCATAACAAGGCATTGCAGTAACGTGATAAATCTCATCGGGTCTGTTCGAATAGTTAGCGGGCGCGCCCCAATAAACGATAAAGGATGAACTCACTTGTACTGCAACTGGTGACCATACCAAGACTTTGCTAAAGCTCCAACAATTCCCTGGCTACTCCTAGCTGCACTCAACAAGGGCAACATATCACCCTGTGCCTTCTCTGCGTAACAAACCCATCCAGGACAAGCACTCGCCAGCATCGGCATCTCCACAGCCTTCCCCTTTTCTTTATTCTCCTTTCGCTCATGGAACTCCACCACAGATTCTCTCAAACTCATATGCCGAGCAAAAGTAGTGTCCCATACTCTCCAAGCTCCCTTTTCCGGTTGGGAGAGGAATGCACGGATACGCCGTAAAAGCACCAATAGAGAAATGGGAGATCGAGAGGATGCGGTCGCATAAGCTGCGGATAGAGAAGCGAGGGTCTGAGGCGATATGGAAAGGATGGATAAACGCGGCTTGTCGCAGGGGGAGTCAGGATCTAGTGCTGTCGGATTCGTTTTGATAAACTGGAGGACCTCGTTTTGAGACTGCATCGTGATCAAAAGCGATTCAGTGGAGGTAATACACCCGCTATATATTGACGTAAGCAAATCATAAGATTTCGGACGAGAAGGCATCATACCTGCAAGCCAAACAATCATTTAAATTTATTTCTGCCTTCTCCAACGCCTTCTTCGAATTTCCGACGCCATCGTCGTGGCCAACCGATGGATATGTGGATACCTCGTAATAATTGTTGTTAGAGTCGATATGAATTTCGGTCTGTAGCTCATAGCGTCAGATAGAGTACACATTCAAGTTTATCGGGAACGTACCGgcccttcatcctccgtTGGCTTCTTGTTATTACGAACAGGAATGATGCATGCTTGAGATGGCGTTAAAAAGTCATCCAAGTCGGTGATAGTCTGTTGGAGCGTCAGCGGAAGTCAACAACCGGCAGCTGTGGGACAACATACGAGAGCGCCTGAGAATGCCATTGTGGCGTAAGAGCCTTTACCGGGGACGGCGTACTGAGGTATAGGAAGTGAGAGATGGGGTTGTAAAATCAAGAACGAACAATGAATAGGAGTGTAAGAAAAAAACAATGTATATAGTTACTGAAATCTTTGTCATTCTACTCGTTCCGAGAGTCGCCACCCGAATCACCCGAAAGTTAACGTGACTGATGACAAACGCGGTAATCACCGAACAATGACGTGGCCGAAAAGAAATCCAAAGATATTATTTATATATTAATAATATTGGCCGGTTTCAATGCAGCAACTTAAGGAGGTAAATAAATGAAGatccattttttttttttttttttttcctgcTGGGGAGCTTCTGTGACGCAGATGCGTGTCGATCCAACGACCAGAAATGTCGGTAACCCATCCTTCATCCATGTATCACACGCTGTACGTGTTTTATCTATCCAGCATTAAACAATGAACGACCACTTCGCAACACTTAATGCCCCTCCTCCCCGATATCTTTTAGAATCCGACTCTTCAGACGAAGAAGGACAGGGCGCTTACCCTGGTTCGTCCACGCCTAAACCGAAGATTTCTATAGATACACTTCCTGTCGAAatttccttcacccccgGAACTGGGAATGAGGGAGTCAAAGATTTGGTAGTCGCTTTGGGTCAGGCTGGCAAGTATTTAAAGAAGAATTTGAGTGTGGGTGGGTGTGCAGCCGGACAGCAAGAGGTCGGAAAAGTAGTGGTAGGCGGACGTCAAGTGGGGCAAGGATGGAAAGTTGGAGAGGGGATGGTTTTCTCAATAAACGAAGTGGATTTATCAAACGAAACTATATGGGAAATTTCCCAGAAATTATTGGCAAATATCGAAGCCCAATCATGGTATGTTCAACATTCTTCTTGGCTTGGTGTGAAATGGATTCTAAGGCTCACATGCTGGCTTTGTACGTCTGTGATAGGACGGTAATAACGACATACGTCCCGTCAATGTATATTGTGTCCAAGGCAAACGGCTCTAGAATACGTTCTGATCCGCCTATACGGTATCTTTCCCAAGGAGAGGTGAAAGTAGAAGGGGCAGAGATTTATGAAACGCCGAATTACCTGACTGGCATAGCTGGCGCCATCACATCTCTTGTAAGTGTTATCTCAAATTACTTGAAGTCCACTGTCATTTCCAAATGAGCGGCTGCGTACCTTGTATTGATCTTGACAATTAACCAACTAAACCAAACCACTATCAACAGTCTGCCCATCCCTCATCTATTATCCAACAAACAACGATTATCCTCCCTCTACCACTTTCCGttctccctctttcccATTTGTCCACAGCCCTCGCCCATATCTGTCCATCTGTTTCCAGAGCATTGGCTGGCAAGAGGAGTAAGTgggcagaagaggatgatcAGCCATACTCTGCGCCTGGAATGGGAAAGGTTAGGGGGTTGGCGAAAGGTGTCGGGGAAGCTGTTGGGATGTACACTTAAACTCTCCCAAGGCGTTTGATCGGTAAAGACATATACGGTGGTTAGGGTGGAGACACTCTAGATATACCGAACTGGCCGTTACTACTAAGAAGATGAATACATACACTATTTGTATATTCTTGTGTGTGGCTATTGGCCAAAACATAACTCATAACCCAAAACAacccctcttctctcctggCTATCCACATGCTCTTTCCCAGATGGATCATAGCGTAACACCTTAGATCTCACGCCCCAAACCTGATCTTCCACCAGTCTAATCTTCAACCGCATCTCTTGGTCTATAAACACCACCTCTGGCTTCAATCGCATCAATTACATCTTGCGGTGCCCGGCCTGTCACTCGCACAGCATAAATGCCTCTCATCCTTTTATCTGTTCCTCGAAATCCCAGTTCTTATCAGCTGACCATTCTTGTCTAATAAACGAAAAGGAGGGGAgaggggagagaaggaacTGACCTATGCGTTGCCATCTCGCAACCCAGCTCTCGGACGGTTCAATCATCGCAATCATACCATCATACAACAAACTTGTACATTCTGCCACTCTTTCAGCCGATCCCCTCATCTACTCTCCGCGACCTCTACATCAGCTTCATTTACTTTTCGAGCTTTCACATGAAGTATGGGGTAAGACTGACCTCGAGAATATCTTCGCAATTAGGACATCCCTGCGTTAAAAAGTCGTTTGTGGATTGTAAGATGGAACAGACAAGACAAGCACGGAGCTCCGCTCTTCCAGATTTAGGAGGCATTGTtctgtttcttttttgtgGGTAGTAAAACGAGTGATTATGTGAGCAGTGTGGAAACTAAAGAGTTAGTCTTGAATCTTGAGTGGTCCTCCGTTAGTATGGTATATACGTAACAAGTATTTGAAGTATTTACGTAAGCATGACTATCACGGATGCTTGTGGGCGAAACGATTCCACATTTTCTGCATTCCAAGcatccatctcatcttgaatccttcatctccgGCTCATTCCCAACTTGCTCCGGAGCCATGTCTTCCAAAACACCCTTATCCGATCCTTTAACAATCCAAGAAAAacttctcctctcccagGCAGTCTACAAACTCGGGGCATTCAGCTGGGCAGAGGTGAGCAGCCTTTTGTTAGATCATCCTTGTATCAAGGATGCCACACCGCATGCCAGACCGGCAAAACTTTTCACGCCAGAGCGATGTGAGGGTATTTACAAGGAACTTATGGGTGTTATTGGTATTAATGTGTGAGTTTCGTTACACAATATCAGTATCTGTAAAATGTCAGATGTGAACCAGAGGGCTGATAAAGTGATTCACATATAGGCCTGCGCCGGATGGTATCAAGCCGCATGGTAAGCTTATTTCATAATATGACTTTTGCGATGTCATGCTGAGTCTTCTGGTAGCCAAATCACACCTTCGCCTTGCCCAAAATTTCTACATAGCCCGTTTAACGGAATTACAAAACGAAATATCATCATACGAAACCCAGTTCACGTCTCTCATGTCTGAAATTGCCGCTCTTAAGAAAGGAGAATTGGATGACCAACTACGTGAAGAGATTAAGGCTGGGTTGCAAAGAAAGTACGGTAAAAAGgctgttgaagagtggaTGCCTGGAAAGGCTGAAATTCTGAAAGCCGTAGAGGATGAGCctgaaaaagagagagatatGGACGCTGTGGGCCCAGAGTTTgcgaaggaagagaaggagaaggaagagaaacaaaaggatgtggaagaaCAGGGAAAGGATGTTGAGATGGTGGACGCTTCGACTTCGGAAGAGACCCCAGCCGTTTCTGTTTTGGAGAAGCAGGATGGACCGACAAAATCGTCAAAGCCTGACACTGTCGAAGCAAAAGTTGAAAAACTGGTAGATCAGGTGAAGACACCCAAGGCAGCACGCACCACTACTTCTCCGCAGCCATCACCACTTTCGCCCGCTCCATCCGACTATTCTTCTGTCCGATCTGCTAAGTCTGCTGCCGATGAGAAAGAGGGGAGGGatatggaggaagaggaaggaaaagaagaagagaaggaggaggaaggagtCGTAcccgagaagaagagcaatAAGCGTAAAGCCGTCGCGCAACCCAAGGGTGCACCTCCTACGAAGCGAAGTAGTCGACGGGGCGCTGTCACTGAGGAACCCGAAGTATCCGAAGCGGAAgaggctgaagaagaagaagaagaagaagcaatggaggaaaaggaagaagagccaCCTATAGCTCGTGGCCGTCGTTCTAAACGTTCTTCCCTGACCAAAccctctgcttctccttccgTACCCCCCAAGGATATTTCACCTACTATATCTCGACGTGCCCCATCCGTCTCCTCTACAGCTTCTGCTGCCACACCAGGAGGCGAGGGTGAGCGAAGAAGTTCAAGACGTGCCGCTGTGGCTGCTGCAGGTAGACGAGGAATGAGGGACGATGTAGTCTCTAAATCAGTCCGAGGTCAGACTGCCGATGCGGCGGACGCGGAAGACGGACCCCCAACTCCAACAGCGGCAGAGGATCATGAGCCTGAAACGCGTAAATCGACCCGAGCCTCGCGCCGGAAATCTGGTCATCCCGAACACCAACAACAAGCCGCGGCGACACCTACCCCCGTCGAACGTGAACGTCGAGGAACTCGGGCAACTACACGAAGTaagtcttcatctttcctttttttaataaatgaaggaaaaaaaaccTAGGTTTTTTTTCCTGTTTGTGGAAAACATTGCCGATGACGAATTTTGGATCGGCTGACAGGTAGTCCCCCGGCTAGACCTTCGCGAATCGGTCGAAAATGAGCAAGAACTTGCTTCAGTGAACAACGGCGACGAGAATAATGACCGTGATGATGATTGCACCACAAATAACAATAATGACGAGGTAGAAAATCCCGATCCCAACGCTCCCATTGCCCCAGTCCCgagcaacaacaacaaggGGAAAGGCAAGAAATCGTCCAAGCCATTCTTGTTCTCCCTCCTTGAGACGATTGCTTCCCACAGATTTGGCACAATCTTCGAGTCCCCCGTCAGGAAATCTGATGCTCCGGATTATTATTCAGTGATCAAGAGACCTATGGACTTGAAGACGATCAAAGGGAAGATCAAGGAGGGGAGGATCGAGCGGATTGATGAGCTTGAAAGGGATGTGCTCCTCATGTTCTCGTAAGTACTCGCATGCGGTAACAATCAATAATAAGTTCTTGAATCAATTTACTAATACAAACATCGTCAGGAATGCGATGATGTACAATGCTTCTGATTCTCAAGTCTACGAAATGGcgaaggagatgatgaaggattGTGAAGGGCATTTTGCCCACTTCAGGAACATGGAGTTAGAATTGGACAAGGAAGGGTAGAGAGGTGATGAACCTAGAAAGCGAGCCGGGGATTGAAGGgtttcttttctctcttcatAGGAGAATAGCGGAGATCGGATTTTGTATCTATTCGTCATTTGTCACAGTCTCATGTATTTCAAGTCATTTGTAAGATAATTATCCCGTAGCGTTCTCACGCGGCGCTGCACTTGTGCTGTATGCGAACTTCATGAATGCAGGAATTTCTACTGTTTTCAACTATTTCCACATACGTAGCAAAGTCGAGTGACCAGCCTTTAGTCTGCCCAACGATTGTTTTCCTTGTGCCAACCCTGTTGTTTCACTTCATTAATAATTTTAGCTGGGATTACACTACTACTTACTTCAATACTATCACCGGGGCCGTAGCCGCCATACATCTTGGCCCCTGCGGGTACAGGGACGTGCTTGGGACACGAATCACGCATGATACAGATGAGTGAAGCCGACTCCGGGATCGATGGGAGAGGGTTAGGCTTGTCGATAGATGAGGCAAAGGGGTAAATCCACTTTGTAAATGTCCATGGTTATACGTTAGCCAGTTCATTGAGCATTGTATGAGAATGTGAAGTAATGATAGACGTACGTCAGGCCACTCGTCATGGTAGTTCCAAAGCATACTGCTGCACTCGATGCAGAAACTCCTCTTGGAATTGCCCATTTTCGTCGGTTTGTCATTCTCATCAAACTCGACTGCGGCAATATAGACCCTGGTAAGATTGTCAACTCTTCTTTTGATCCGAAACGACAATCATAACATGGTTGGGTTGCGCACTTGATCTTGTCCTTGCCACGGATGATATTGAGAGTCTTGGTATTGCCCATCATGTTGGCACTTCCCATGTATCCACCTACTTTACGACAGATGGAACACTGGCATAACTACATCATTTGGAGTCAGATATCTGTCTATGTTCGCCCACTGCCGATAACGTTCTTACCTGGAAGGGCACCGGAGTGTTGGACTGTAGAACAGGTCAGCATAAAGCTCATCCATGGTCCGTGCGCGATACTTACCTCGACGGTGTATTTGACGGATTTGCAGTGGCATGTCCTATGGGAAAAAGCATTTTAGTCAGCACCATTCTCAAATCTCTCACTCGCCTTCAACCACTCCCCTGCTCCGAGCTTTCTCATGTATTTACCCTTCGAGAAGAACTGGCATGTTTGATTTAGCTTGTTAGATGTAATTAGTTTAAATTATGCTTGTTATAGCTGCTTGTTCATAATTCACATCCAAGCATTCGTAGTGCTTCATACATATCCCTTGGCGTACTATCAGAATTCACACTGTCCGTTATTATCTCGACTGTCGTCATAACCGACATAGGCATTCCCCCGTCATCTGCGTGCAAACCACCTCCACACTCGCCGACCGCCATGGAGGCACGACAGGCTAATCCGGTGTCCCGATCTCAGCGCGATCACTACTCGTACTAGTGCCCCGCCGAGTGGGTCGGCGGCGTTTGTTCTAGCCTTTCGCAAGCATACTTGGAAATActtattcttcttcaccttcatATCTTTTACACATAGCATTCAAGGATTAGAAATAGAAGATAGTGGTCTGGCAGATTCATGATGGCAGAGCAAAATTTCTCGGCCGCTTTGGCTACGTGGAAGGGTGAGCGACTCTCCGTCTTATCTCTCTTGCCTTTCCCCAATTGAAACATCGCCAGTCACTGACACGCTTTCGTATAGAAATCAATCTTTCGGAACTTCAAAAGAATTTGGACGCAACGGCTGTCGAGCTTGTTGACAATCAAAAAGAAAACCTGGTAGGCCGTAAGAAGTTAGCGGAGCAGACTCGAGGTGCGTCTCCACTTCGACTAACTAATTGAATCTAAACATAATTCCGCTCGTAGAATTCAAGAAACTCCCAGATGATGCTGAGAAATTTGCGGCTATCAAGGTCCTTCTCAAGGCTTATCAAGGTGAAATTGATGCCCTCACTCGACGCTCAAAGATGTCCGAAACATCGTTCTTGAACGTGTACAAGTTACTTGCCGATGCGCCTGATCCCTACCCTCTTTTGGATGCAGCTGTAGATCAGACAGTCAAAGTTGCGGAAGCCAGGATGCTGGAGAACGAGTTAGCCAGGCTGAGAGAGGAAAACGGGgaattgaagaagagtctGGGAGAAGCCGCTAAcgtggaggagaagaggaagaaggctgaAAGCAAGGTTGAACAGCTAGAGGAAAAGGTACGTTGTGCAATGATATTTGAATCTGCATTGGGCTGACACATAAAAGATGGATGATCTAATTCGAGAAAGGGTTACTcagaaggagaatgagCTCAATGCAGAATACGACGAGAGGATACGCAATTacgaggaaagagaaaaggacCTTCAGAGACAAGTGGAGATGGTCAAAAAGCAATTGCGAGATCTTCACATGTCCAATGAGAGTGCAGAGGCCAAACTCCTTAACGTCAACCAGCGTCAAGGTCAGCTATCAGACACATTTGACGTTGCTATCGCTAATGTACTCCCACAGAGCAAGACGTGGCTGCAAGGTTGGCCGAACTCGACATGGTGGCCGCTGATCTTGCTCGAGCCAACGAACGTGTAGCGACCGTCGAACGACGAAACGTAAGTTCTTCCGTTTGCAAAATGTGTTCAAGCCTACTAATCCATTTCCGTAGGAGATTCTCCGTTCTGAGATTGAGTCTGTTCGTTCAGGCTCCCAGCAGGCTGGGAGAGTCAAAGCACTCGAAGCACAAATATCCGAGCTTGAAGCCGAAGCATCTCGTGTCCTTGCCGCTCTTGATGCTGCCAACGACGCCAAAACCGAAGCGGATCATCAGTTCAAGAAGCAGGCCGAGGAATCTGCCAAGGAAATTTCTGCTCGAACTGCTGAGGTTGACGGATTGAAGGccaagatgaaggagatggccGATTACGATGAAATCAAGCGGGAGCTTGAAATCATGAAGTATGTAGAATTCTCTGGAGCCGATTTTGGAGATGACGACGGAGAGAAACCTCAATTGCCCGACCCGAACGCTTCTGTCGCCAACAAACAACGCGGTCAGTCTCTGGAAAAACTCCTCACCTCGAAGAACCGTCGTCTTCTGGAAGATCTCACAAAGCTTCGTGTTTCTTGGGAAGATCTTTCGAGCGAGCATGCCAAGGCGGAGGAAATAATTGAGGGTTTGCAGGTGGATTTGGCCTTACAAAGGGGATTAGTTGAGAAGCTGGAAGGCGACTTGATGGTCTTAAACAATCGAGAAGACAGGGCTGGGACCCCAGGGCAGGGTCTAGCTGGATTAGATATCGGTGGTAAGCCTGTAAGTCCTCTTAACCATGTTTACATCAAGCAATTTCTGATGTCAGGTTACCTAGGACGGCCGTGCATCGCCCGCCAATTCTGGCTGTCAAGATTCTTCTATCCTCCCTATCGTCACTTCCCAACGTGATCGTTTCCGACAGCGCAATGCTGAACTGGAAGACGAATTGCGGAAACAATTCGAGACCATCTCAGATTTGCGTACTGAAGTTAAATCCTTTCAAGCCGATAACCTGAAGTTGTATGAGAAAGTAAGATACATGGGATCGTACCGTGATTCTTCAATTGCCAAGGCTGGACCCTCAGGCGGCGCATCCTCTTCTGGAGGTGGCGCCGGGGGATTGTTGACTGGTGTACtgggaaggagagatgaagaaatcGGAAAGTATAAAGACAAGTACGATGAATCACTTAATCCCTTTGAGGCATTCAAGGGACGAGAAGCCCAAAGAGCTATCCAGGCTTTGAACCCTGTGGAAAGAGGATTGTTCAGTCTGACGAGGGCGATAGTTGGTAATAAGAGGGCGAGAAATATATTCATTCTGTATGCAGGAAGCTTGGTGAGTGTTCATATAAGTCATGATGGCGAATGTGCTAATGTCGAGGCAAAAGCATATTCTaattctcttcattctttgGAATACCATGGCCGCA from the Cryptococcus decagattii chromosome 4, complete sequence genome contains:
- a CDS encoding transcription elongation factor SPT4; this translates as MPPKSGRAELRACLVCSILQSTNDFLTQGCPNCEDILEMRGSAERVAECTSLLYDGMIAMIEPSESWVARWQRIDKRMRGIYAVRVTGRAPQDVIDAIEARGGVYRPRDAVED